The Chryseolinea soli genome contains a region encoding:
- a CDS encoding LLM class flavin-dependent oxidoreductase → MKKIGFLSFGHWANRQGYQARTASDTLLQSIDLAVAAEELGLDGAYFRVHHFAAQLGSPFPLLSAIGAKTNKIEIGTGVIDMRYENPLYMVEDAGSADLISRGRLQLGISRGSPEQVIDGWRYFGYEPKAGETDADMGRRKALEFLDKLRGVGFAQPNPYPMFPNPPGLLRVEPHSAGLRDRIWWGAASNATAVWAAENGMHLQSSTLKFDESGKPFHVQQAEQIRLYKEAWKKAGHQREPRISVSRSIFALVSDQDRYFFGQDTKSTDQIGFIESDKRAIFGRSYAAEPDQLIKELAGDEAIKEADTLLLTIPNTLGVDYNVHVLSSILKHVAPGLGWR, encoded by the coding sequence ATGAAGAAAATAGGATTTTTATCGTTCGGACATTGGGCGAATCGCCAGGGCTATCAAGCCCGTACCGCGAGCGACACATTGCTTCAGTCAATTGATCTGGCGGTTGCTGCCGAAGAACTGGGGTTGGATGGCGCCTATTTCCGGGTGCATCATTTCGCGGCCCAGCTGGGATCTCCATTTCCTTTATTGTCCGCTATCGGTGCCAAAACAAACAAGATAGAGATTGGAACCGGCGTGATCGATATGCGTTATGAGAATCCGCTGTATATGGTAGAAGATGCCGGATCGGCTGATCTCATTTCCAGGGGTAGGTTGCAACTGGGGATCAGCAGAGGTTCGCCGGAACAGGTGATCGATGGATGGCGGTATTTTGGTTATGAACCCAAAGCCGGAGAAACCGATGCGGACATGGGCCGGCGTAAAGCATTAGAATTTTTGGATAAGTTAAGAGGTGTGGGATTCGCCCAACCCAACCCATACCCGATGTTCCCGAATCCGCCGGGTTTGTTACGCGTAGAACCTCATTCGGCGGGATTGCGCGACCGGATCTGGTGGGGTGCGGCCTCGAATGCTACGGCGGTCTGGGCAGCCGAAAACGGAATGCACCTGCAAAGTTCCACCCTGAAATTTGATGAAAGCGGCAAACCTTTCCATGTGCAACAAGCAGAGCAGATCAGGTTGTACAAAGAAGCCTGGAAAAAAGCAGGGCACCAGCGCGAGCCAAGGATTTCGGTAAGCAGATCTATTTTTGCATTGGTCTCGGATCAAGACCGGTATTTCTTTGGACAGGACACCAAAAGCACCGATCAAATCGGTTTTATTGAAAGCGACAAACGCGCTATTTTCGGAAGAAGCTATGCGGCGGAACCGGATCAACTCATCAAGGAATTGGCTGGAGACGAAGCGATCAAGGAAGCAGACACACTGCTTTTGACGATACCCAATACGTTAGGGGTGGATTACAATGTTCACGTGCTGTCTTCTATTTTAAAGCACGTAGCTCCTGGATTAGGTTGGCGATAA